The genomic stretch GCCGACACGATCGCGCGGCATCTGCGGCCCGGACAGCTGGTGGTCCTGGAATCGACGACCTATCCCGGAACGACGCGCGAGGTCCTCAAGCCGCCCCTCGACCGCCGCGGCGTGGAATACTACCTGGCCTTTTCCCCCGAGCGCGAAGATCCCGGCAACAAGGACTGGACGAACGCGGACATCCCCAAGGTGGTCGGCGGGATCGACGAGCGCAGCCGGCGCCTGGCCGCGCGCCTCTACGGAGCGGCCGTGTCCCGCGTGGTCGAAGTCTCGTCCTGCGAGGTGGCGGAGGCGGCCAAGCTCCTCGAGAACATCTACCGCTGCGTCAACATCGCCCTCGTCAACGAGCTCAAGATGTGCTTCGAGCGGATGGGGATCGACGTCTGGGAGGTGATCGCCGCGGCGTCCACGAAGCCCTTCGGATTCCAGCCCTTTTATCCGGGCCCGGGGCTCGGGGGACACTGCATCCCGATCGATCCCTTTTATCTCTCCTGGAAGGCCAGGGAATTCCAGTTCGCCACGCGCTTCATCGACCTGGCCGGCGAGATCAACGTCCAGATGCCCTACTACGTCGTGGGCAAGCTGGAGGAGGCGTTGAAGGCGCGCGGACGGGGCCTGGCGGGATCCCGCATTCTCGTGCTCGGCCTGGCCTACAAGCGCGACATCGACGATCCGCGGGAGTCCCCCGCCTTCAAGATCATCGAGCTTCTGGAGCAGAAGGGAGCCGACGTCTCCTGCCACGACCCCTTCTTCCCCGCGAT from Planctomycetota bacterium encodes the following:
- a CDS encoding nucleotide sugar dehydrogenase, producing MSTTRAASLAPRLESRLRSRRAVVGVIGLGYVGLPLVRLFATKGFPVLGFDIDPSKIEKLRRGESYIRSVPAETLRRIRRRFEATADFARLAEADAIIICVPTPLQEDGRPDLSFIRSTADTIARHLRPGQLVVLESTTYPGTTREVLKPPLDRRGVEYYLAFSPEREDPGNKDWTNADIPKVVGGIDERSRRLAARLYGAAVSRVVEVSSCEVAEAAKLLENIYRCVNIALVNELKMCFERMGIDVWEVIAAASTKPFGFQPFYPGPGLGGHCIPIDPFYLSWKAREFQFATRFIDLAGEINVQMPYYVVGKLEEALKARGRGLAGSRILVLGLAYKRDIDDPRESPAFKIIELLEQKGADVSCHDPFFPAIPPMRHYRHLRAKTVPLRRETLAASDAVVIVTDHSAYDYPWIVRHARLVLDTRNACRGVRSGREKIVKA